The region GGGTGTCGTGCACGCCGGGGACAAGTTGCCGGGCGAGCGCCCGGAACACCGCGCCGCCGAGCCGGCGGGTGGCCGGCTGCGGGTGGGCCAGTTCGGCACCGGGAGCGTGCCGGGACGCTATCGCCGCCGCCGCGCCCGCCTCCAGCTCGGCCATCGCGCGGGTCAGCGTCGGCACCGGGGTGGACAGGTCGGCGTCGATGAATCCGACGAACCGGGCCATGCTGCCGGCGATGCCCCGGCGGACCGCCGCGCCCTTGCCGGGCCGGGAGCACCCGACGACGACCACCTCGGCGTTCCAGTCCCGCGCGTCGACGATGGTGGCGGTGTCGTCGGCACTGCCGTTGTCGACCACCACCACCCGGGACCGCCAGCGCTGCGCGGCCAGGAACTCGGTCACCTCGGCGAGGGTGGCGGGCAGCCGGGCGGCCTCGTTGAACGCCGGTACGACCAACTCCAGGTCGACTTCGCCCAGACGGATCGGGACGTACCGGCCGAGGGGTGTCGGGCTCGGTGGGGTCAGTGGGCTCATCACACACCTCCCTGGGGCGTCGCGTCGGTCACCAGGGATCCCCGAGCGGTGGTGTGCTGGCTGGCGAAGAGCTTCGGGTGGTTGGCGCGGATGCCGTCGACGACCATGTCGTACGGGACGTCGTCGAAATCGCCGTGCTCCCGGAGGAACTCCATGTGCCGCTGACCCTCGTCGTCGTACGGGTGGTACATCGAGTCGGTCCGCCCGTCGAACTCCAACGGTTTGATCTTGTAGAGCCGGCAGAGCATCTTGTTGAAGACCGGGGTCGCCCGGACCCACCTGTCCTCCAGGAAAACCGTGGTCAGGCTGTGGAAGGTGAAGATCTGGCCGCCCATCAGCTCTTCCAGCCGTGGCGAGGCGAGGTGATTGCGTACGTCGCCGTAGTAGATCCGGCTCGGTACGCCCACCGCGCGCACCGCGGCCGCGTACACGATGGACTTGTGCACGCAGAAGCCCATTCCCCGAGTGATCGTCGAGCTGGCCTTCAGGCCGTGGCGGGACAGGTCCGCCCCGTACACCTCGTAGTGGATGCCGTCGCGGACGGCGTAGTAGAGGGCGATCGCCCGCTCGGTCGGGGTCATTCCCGCACCGCCGTCGGGCAGCGTCCGGGCGACGAAGTCGCGGACGATGTCGGAGTCGTGGTCGAGGAACTCGGTGGGGTCGAGCAGGGTGCTGTCGATGACGCGCGCAGACATGGGGTGTCCTCCGGAGGGGTTGGGGGCGAGGGTCAGAGGCCGAGCATTTTGGCGATTCGCTGGCGCTGGACGTCGGACGTGCCGGAGTAGATGGTTCCGGCGACCGCGTTGCGCAGGTCCTTTTCCAGGCCGTACTCGCTGGTGTAGCCGTACCCGCCGAAGATCTGGACGGCGGCCAGCGCGGTGTTGATGTTGCTTTCGCTGGTGATCAGCTTGCTGGCGGCGATGTCGATCGTGACGTTCTCGCCGCTGCTGTGTCGCTGCGCGGTGTCGTAGAGCCACTTGCGGGCGGTCTCCACCGCGATGTGCATGTCGGCGATCCGGTTCGACACCGACTGGAAGGCGCCGATCTTCTGGCCGAACTGCACCCGCGACCGGGCGTAGTCGATCGAGCGCGCCAACCGGTGCTGCATCTCACCGAGGTTGATCACGAACGAGCAGAGGATCTCCCACTTCATGACGTGGTCCATGACCAGGAAACCAGCGCCGGGCGAGCCGACGACGTTCGCCGCCGGAACCCGGCAGTCGTCGAAGAACAGCTCGGAGAAGGGGGAGGTGCTCAGCCCCATCTTCGACACCGGCGGCCCCACCACCAGCCCGGGGGTGTCCCGGTCCACCAGGAACGCGGTCAGGGCGGCCGGGCTGCCCCGCTTGCCGGTCAGCGCGTAGACCACGATCACGTCGGCGATCGGTCCGTTGGTGACGAACGCCTTGCTGCCGTTGAGCACGTACTCGTCGCCGTCGCGTACGGCGGTGGTGCGCATCGCCATCACGTCCGAGCCGCCGGACGGCTCGCTGATCGCGTGCGCCCCGATGATCGAGCCGTCGCTGACCCGGCTCAGGTAGCGGTCCTTGAGCGATGCCGAGCCGAAGCGTTGCAGGGGGACGCCGGTGCTCACGATGTGGGTCGAGACGGAGAAGCTGAATCCGCCGTCGCGGCAGGCGTAGCCGAGCCCCTCAAGGACGTACATGGTGGTGAGCAGGTCGCGGCCGAGACCGCCCCAGCGCTCGTCGAACGGCAGGCCGAGCAGCCCGGTCTCCCGGATCAGCTTCCATGCCGCGCTGCCGAACTCGCGGTCCGCGTCACGTTCGAGATGCCCCTCGCCCGCCGCCAGGCCCAACTCCTCGGCCAGGGCGCGCAGCTCACGCTGTTCCTCGCTCCAAGTGATCATGGTGTCAACTCCGCTCGGTCGAGGCGGCCAGGGCCAGGCTGCGGCGCTCGCGTAGCGCGTTGCGGTCGACCTTCCCGGTGGACGTACGCGGCAGCGCCTCGTCGACCAGCTCGAACGCGCCGGGGATGGCGGTGCGGGGCAGCGCGGCGGCGCAGTGCAGCCGCAGGTGCAGCCCGTTGATCTCGGAAGCCGCCGCGCGGCGGACCACCGCGTGCAGGACGTTGCCGGCGTTCGGGTCCGCAACGGCGACCACGGCCGCCTCCAGCACCTCCGGGTGGGCGAGCACCACCTGCTCCACCTCTTGCAGGTTGGTCCGGACCCCGCGGACCTTGACCTGGTGGTCGTTGCGGCCGGTGAGGAAGAACAGTCCGGAGGCGTCCCGCCGGACCAGGTCGCCGGTGCGGAACCAGCCGTCCCGCCAGCGCTGGTCGTCCAGCCGGGAGTCCAGGTAGCCCCTGGCCCGAAACGGGGTACGGACCACCAGCTCGCCGGCTCCCGCGCCGGTCACCTCGGCGCCGTCGGGGTCCACCATGGACACCGCCACGCCGTCGATCGGGCGGCCGATCGGGATGACGCCTTCCGCGTACACCTCGGCCGGTTCGACCCGGTAGAGGAAACTGTCGTTGGTCTCGGTGCAGCCGTAGACGTTCCAGAGCCGGGCGTTCGGGAACGCCTCGATCACTCGCTCCAGCAGGGACAGCGGTACCACGTCCCCGGTGAACAGGACGTCGCGAACCCCCGGGAACCGGCCGCCGGTCTCGGTGACCAACCGGAAGAAAAGCGGGACGGCCTGGATCACGGTCGGCGTCCGGTCCCGGCAGAGCGCCGCCAGCCAGGCCCCCTCGACGGCCCGCTCCGGGTCCGGCAGCTCGACGCAGGCCCCGGCGGCCAGTGCGGCCCAGACGTCCAGCAGGCACAGGTCGAAGTTCAGCGGTGCGTAGTTGAGCACCCGGGCGTCGGGCCCGATGCCGAAGGTCTGCGCCGCCCAGGTCAGGAACGCGTCCACACCCTCGGCGGTCAGGTCGACCACCTTCGGCGTGCCGGTCGAGCCGGAGGTGGTGAGCAGCAGGCCGGCACCGGGCAGGGGGCGGCCCTGCGCCCCGCTGGCCCGTACCGTCACGCCGTCGGCGGAGGCGGCCAGCACCTGGGCGCAGCCAACCTCGGCGCAGAGCCGGGCGAGCGCGTCCGCGCCCAGGGACGACGAGGGCAGCAGTACCCGGCGGTCCGCCGCGAACGCGGCGATCAGTAGTGCGATGGTCTCCGGGGACTTGACCGCGGGGATGCAGAGCGGCAGTTCCGGGTCGGGTGCGAGGGCGGCGAGCGCCTCCCCGGCGTCCCGTACCCGGTCCGCCAGCTCCCGGTAGCTGACCTCCCGGCCAGCCCAGGACAGGGCCGGGGCGTCGGGTCTCATAAGGGACTGTTCGGTGAAGTCGGTGCAGAACGATCTGGTGGGCACGATGTCTCTCCTGCCGTTCGTGTCGCGACGGTGAAATGCGGGCAGAGTCGAGCGCGCGGGGGCTCGGGGAGGGCCCAGCGCGTGGGTCGGGGGGATCAGAGCGTGGGTCGGGGGGATCAGAGCGTGGATCGGGTGGGATCAGAGCGTGGGGCGGGTGGAGTCAGGTGCCGGCGTCGACCAGGCGACCGCCGCCCGGCACCGTCTCGTCGAGACCGGCGACGGTGAGCAGCCGGCGCAGGCAGGCCTGGTTGGAGGTGACCACCGGAACACCGAGCCGCCGCTCCAGCGGGGCCACCGCGTCCCAGGAGCGGAAGCCGCTGCCGGGAATCAGCACCCCGTCGGCGTCCGCCGGGAAGCGGGCGGCGACCTGCCGGCACACCTCGTCCGGGTCGACCATCCACCGCCCACCCCGGTCGAAGATCCGGTGCCGCTCCACCGAGTCCCAGTCGGTGTCGAGCCGGTAGTGCAGCAGGCCGGCGACCTCGAACCCGCCCGAGGCCAGGTACCGCTGGGTGGCGGCGAAGGTCGGCGCGGTGAACCACGGCGGCACCAGCACCAGCGGGCGGCGTACGCCCATCTCGGTCAGCCCGGTCCGGATCGCCTGCCCGGCGG is a window of Micromonospora sp. NBC_01699 DNA encoding:
- a CDS encoding maleate cis-trans isomerase family protein; protein product: MRASAWVAQLGVLVVHNDPVVEAELWSRAPAGVTVHTARFESPTSAGEEYTEETWQRLIAQPDIRRGLVQLGQMDLTAICLCFASASFFGGLEFDAGFVAAATELADGTPVYTAGQAIRTGLTEMGVRRPLVLVPPWFTAPTFAATQRYLASGGFEVAGLLHYRLDTDWDSVERHRIFDRGGRWMVDPDEVCRQVAARFPADADGVLIPGSGFRSWDAVAPLERRLGVPVVTSNQACLRRLLTVAGLDETVPGGGRLVDAGT
- a CDS encoding acyl-CoA dehydrogenase family protein, which gives rise to MITWSEEQRELRALAEELGLAAGEGHLERDADREFGSAAWKLIRETGLLGLPFDERWGGLGRDLLTTMYVLEGLGYACRDGGFSFSVSTHIVSTGVPLQRFGSASLKDRYLSRVSDGSIIGAHAISEPSGGSDVMAMRTTAVRDGDEYVLNGSKAFVTNGPIADVIVVYALTGKRGSPAALTAFLVDRDTPGLVVGPPVSKMGLSTSPFSELFFDDCRVPAANVVGSPGAGFLVMDHVMKWEILCSFVINLGEMQHRLARSIDYARSRVQFGQKIGAFQSVSNRIADMHIAVETARKWLYDTAQRHSSGENVTIDIAASKLITSESNINTALAAVQIFGGYGYTSEYGLEKDLRNAVAGTIYSGTSDVQRQRIAKMLGL
- a CDS encoding AMP-binding protein; its protein translation is MPTRSFCTDFTEQSLMRPDAPALSWAGREVSYRELADRVRDAGEALAALAPDPELPLCIPAVKSPETIALLIAAFAADRRVLLPSSSLGADALARLCAEVGCAQVLAASADGVTVRASGAQGRPLPGAGLLLTTSGSTGTPKVVDLTAEGVDAFLTWAAQTFGIGPDARVLNYAPLNFDLCLLDVWAALAAGACVELPDPERAVEGAWLAALCRDRTPTVIQAVPLFFRLVTETGGRFPGVRDVLFTGDVVPLSLLERVIEAFPNARLWNVYGCTETNDSFLYRVEPAEVYAEGVIPIGRPIDGVAVSMVDPDGAEVTGAGAGELVVRTPFRARGYLDSRLDDQRWRDGWFRTGDLVRRDASGLFFLTGRNDHQVKVRGVRTNLQEVEQVVLAHPEVLEAAVVAVADPNAGNVLHAVVRRAAASEINGLHLRLHCAAALPRTAIPGAFELVDEALPRTSTGKVDRNALRERRSLALAASTERS
- a CDS encoding glycosyltransferase, which translates into the protein MSPLTPPSPTPLGRYVPIRLGEVDLELVVPAFNEAARLPATLAEVTEFLAAQRWRSRVVVVDNGSADDTATIVDARDWNAEVVVVGCSRPGKGAAVRRGIAGSMARFVGFIDADLSTPVPTLTRAMAELEAGAAAAIASRHAPGAELAHPQPATRRLGGAVFRALARQLVPGVHDTQCGFKIFNRVTVQWALEHCQVNGFAFDVELLRQIRRAGGRIAEVPVTWTDDERSTFRPLRDGRAAFVDLFRLYRADLLAARAGTR
- a CDS encoding transglutaminase-like domain-containing protein; this encodes MSARVIDSTLLDPTEFLDHDSDIVRDFVARTLPDGGAGMTPTERAIALYYAVRDGIHYEVYGADLSRHGLKASSTITRGMGFCVHKSIVYAAAVRAVGVPSRIYYGDVRNHLASPRLEELMGGQIFTFHSLTTVFLEDRWVRATPVFNKMLCRLYKIKPLEFDGRTDSMYHPYDDEGQRHMEFLREHGDFDDVPYDMVVDGIRANHPKLFASQHTTARGSLVTDATPQGGV